The proteins below are encoded in one region of Mya arenaria isolate MELC-2E11 chromosome 15, ASM2691426v1:
- the LOC128219437 gene encoding putative nuclease HARBI1 codes for MAAIVGAFLNNRRKERIYRHFSINMNCDNTEMRRRYRFDNNGIEIIVQLLAQDLQRKTKRSEAVSVREQVVGDSTGRDKSTVSRIISNVTDSMVDISHQFITWPNRVQQQEIMREFFTSAGFPNVIGAVDGSHIRIIMPKMATTS; via the exons atggccgccataGTTGGTGCTTTTCTCAACAACAGAAGAAAAGAGAGGATTTATAGACATTTTTCCATCAACATGAACTGTGATAACACAGAGATGAGACGCCGCTACCGTTTTGATAACAATGGGATTGAAATAATTGTACAGCTGCTTGCCCAAGACCTTCAACGGAAGACTAAAAGGTCGGAAGCGGTGTCAGTCCGGGAGCAA GTTGTTGGTGATTCTACTGGCCGCGACAAGTCAACAGTATCAAGGATAATATCAAATGTCACGGACAGTATGGTGGACATATCTCATCAATTCATCACCTGGCCAAATCGTGTTCAACAGCAGGAAATCATGCGGGAGTTCTTCACATCTGCTGGATTTCCCAACGTCATAGGAGCTGTTGATGGCTCACACATACGTATCATTATGCCGAAGATGGCCACGACTTCATAA